The Clostridioides difficile genome has a segment encoding these proteins:
- a CDS encoding MFS transporter, whose amino-acid sequence MYQKLFNKNFTMVVVGQIISLFGNVILRFALSLYILDATGSATIFGSIMAISMLPTIVLSPFGGMLADRVNRRNIMVALDFTTAAIVFIFGFILNENSAVPAIAVVLILLSLIQAFYQPSVQSSVPLLQTENHLIQANSVVNQVMAFSNLLGPVLGGILYGLFGVGPIIVISGISFFLSSILEIFIHIPFTPPTEKGNIVHIVKSDFKDSMKFMVKDQPDILKALLFTGAISFFIAAVAIVGKPYLIRVTLGLSAEHYGITEGCLGAAGILGGIAAGVIGTKLKTKKLYYFMILMGIFLVPVGLTFLLNAPTFTSYLLITIAFSANQLLYCMFSVLILSVIQQKTPNHLLGKIMAYVSTVVMCSQPLGQALYGVLFDRFTGNVYILLIGTAIIIAAVGLLAKKTFYSLD is encoded by the coding sequence ATGTACCAGAAACTTTTCAACAAAAATTTTACAATGGTTGTTGTTGGGCAGATTATTTCATTATTTGGAAATGTAATTCTGCGATTTGCTCTTTCGCTTTATATTCTCGACGCCACTGGGTCGGCAACAATTTTTGGCTCTATTATGGCTATTTCTATGCTCCCAACCATCGTTCTATCGCCGTTTGGCGGAATGTTGGCTGATAGAGTGAACCGAAGAAATATAATGGTTGCTTTGGATTTTACCACGGCGGCAATCGTCTTTATCTTTGGTTTTATTCTTAATGAAAATTCGGCTGTTCCCGCTATTGCAGTTGTACTGATTTTACTCTCACTTATACAGGCATTTTACCAGCCATCAGTACAATCCAGTGTTCCACTGCTTCAAACAGAAAATCATTTAATTCAGGCAAATTCCGTTGTAAATCAGGTTATGGCTTTTTCTAATTTGCTCGGCCCGGTATTGGGAGGTATTTTGTATGGCCTGTTTGGTGTGGGGCCTATCATTGTTATCAGCGGTATCAGTTTTTTCTTATCCTCTATTTTAGAGATTTTTATACATATACCTTTTACGCCACCAACAGAGAAAGGGAACATTGTTCATATTGTTAAAAGTGATTTTAAGGACAGTATGAAGTTCATGGTGAAAGATCAACCCGATATTCTTAAAGCGCTTCTTTTTACTGGAGCTATCTCTTTTTTCATTGCTGCTGTTGCTATTGTCGGTAAACCATATCTTATCCGGGTTACATTAGGACTAAGTGCAGAACATTATGGTATTACAGAGGGGTGTTTAGGTGCCGCAGGTATATTAGGCGGTATTGCAGCCGGTGTTATTGGAACCAAATTAAAAACCAAAAAACTATATTATTTTATGATTTTAATGGGGATTTTCTTGGTGCCTGTTGGATTAACTTTTTTACTTAATGCACCTACATTCACCTCTTATTTACTGATAACGATTGCTTTTTCAGCTAATCAATTACTTTATTGTATGTTCTCTGTACTCATTCTGTCTGTCATACAGCAGAAAACACCAAACCACCTTTTAGGGAAAATTATGGCCTATGTGAGTACCGTTGTTATGTGTAGTCAACCGCTCGGTCAGGCTCTGTATGGTGTGTTGTTTGATAGGTTTACAGGCAACGTTTATATCCTGCTTATTGGAACGGCAATTATAATTGCCGCAGTAGGATTGCTGGCAAAAAAGACTTTTTACAGTTTAGATTGA